In a genomic window of Magnolia sinica isolate HGM2019 chromosome 16, MsV1, whole genome shotgun sequence:
- the LOC131229082 gene encoding uncharacterized protein LOC131229082 isoform X2 — MKFSSFKESVAQLISSRTNLKSTVSDNLANLNPNQPASSSSQGHLAKKGKTTTCSSTKDVIEVLLTSIRGVTVARGIVLSKDPLTKVGGFSLGNGFWEVYIQVAIVCEETLMRPYGRYRTIGDAAGSSICWPDCCCLVVTAMD; from the exons AtgaaattttcatcttttaaagaATCTGTGGCACAACTGATATCCTCTAGGACAAATCTGAAATCCACAGTATCAGATAATTTAGCTAATCTCAACCCAAACCAACCGGCCTCATCATCAAGCCAG GGACACTTAGCGAAAAAGGGAAAGACTACGACTTGCAGTAGTACCAAG GACGTGATCGAAGTTCTTCTTACTAGTATCCGTGGGGTTACTGTTGCTAGAGGAATTGTCTTGAGTAAGGATCCGCTCACAAAAGTAGGCGGGTTCTCACTTGGAAATGGTTTTTGGGAAGTATATATTCAGGTGGCAATTGTATGTGAAGAGACTTTGATGAGACCCTATGGACGATACAGAACAATTGGGGATGCAGCTGGATCAAGTATTTGTTGGCCCGAT
- the LOC131229082 gene encoding uncharacterized protein LOC131229082 isoform X1, producing MHPLHLLIGGHYRMRKRMICWDLLCPSLSLTQMQRSGCYNQFVKNGRIGNVNRKNSTILLMRLTRSGSRTLMSGSKRISGRPSFSFGTLKRGRGIVLSKDPLTKVGGFSLGNGFWEVYIQVAIVCEETLMRPYGRYRTIGDAAGSSICWPDCCCLVVTAMD from the exons ATGCACCCTTTACATTTACTGATTGGAGGGCACTACCGAATGAGAAAAAGGATGATATGTTGGGACTTGTTATG TCCAAGTTTGAGTTTGACGCAGATGCAAAGAAGTGGGTGTTACAATCAATTTGTAAAAAATGGAAGGATTGGAAATGTGAACCGAAAAAACTCCACTATTCTCCTCATGAGACTGACGAGGAGCGGCTCACGGACCTTGATGAGTGGGTCAAAGAGGATCAGTGGAAGGCCCTCATTCAGTTTTGGAACTCTGAAGAGGGGAAG AGGAATTGTCTTGAGTAAGGATCCGCTCACAAAAGTAGGCGGGTTCTCACTTGGAAATGGTTTTTGGGAAGTATATATTCAGGTGGCAATTGTATGTGAAGAGACTTTGATGAGACCCTATGGACGATACAGAACAATTGGGGATGCAGCTGGATCAAGTATTTGTTGGCCCGAT